Within the Candidatus Latescibacterota bacterium genome, the region TATCCTTATCGAACGGGAGCGGTTCGACGAGGCCTTAAAGCCTCTCGTGTGTGCCGTGGAGCTCAAGCCCTCCGTGGCTATATTTCAGAACAATCTGGGGATGGCCCTTGAGAGGAATGGCTACTACCGCGCCGCAGAGAAAGCATACGACGCCGCGCTGACGATAGAATATTACGACAAGGCGTCCGTCAACTTCGAGAGGATAGCGGCGGTTGACGAAGAGGCTGGGCTCGGTTCACTGGACCTTGCCGCGCTCGCCATCTCTTTCAAAGAGGAGATAGATGCGATGAAGGTAGCGATGGGGATGATCGAAGTATCAGACTCCACCACGACTGCCGTCGACACTCTTCTCAATGCTTCCGTAGAACCGGTGATCGCTTCCGAACTGGCCGGAATGATCCTGGTAACGAAAGCTGATTCTACTGAGACCGAATAATGATCCCACCGATAGATCC harbors:
- a CDS encoding tetratricopeptide repeat protein codes for the protein ILIERERFDEALKPLVCAVELKPSVAIFQNNLGMALERNGYYRAAEKAYDAALTIEYYDKASVNFERIAAVDEEAGLGSLDLAALAISFKEEIDAMKVAMGMIEVSDSTTTAVDTLLNASVEPVIASELAGMILVTKADSTETE